A region of the Arsenicicoccus dermatophilus genome:
CTCCTCGGCGGGCTTGGCCATGTTGGTGATCGTGTCGCCGACGCGGGACTGGCGCACGTCCTTCACGCCGGTGATGAGATAGCCGACCTCGCCCACGCCCAGACCCTTGGACGGCATCGGCTCCGGGGAGATGACGCCGATCTCCAGCAGCTCGTGGGTCGCCCGCGTCGACATCATCTGGATCCGCTCGCGCGGGTTGAGGTTGCCGTCGACCACCCGGACATAGGTGACGACGCCGCGGTAGGTGTCGTAGACCGAGTCGAAGATCATCGCGCGGGCGGGCTTGTCGGCGTCGCCCACGGGAGCGGGCAGCAGCCGGACGATCTGGTCGAGGAGCTCCTCGACGCCGACACCGGTCTTGCCGGACACCTTGAGCACGTCGGACTCGTCGCAGCCGATCAGGCCGGCGAGCTCGGCGGCATACTTCTCCGGCTGCGCGGCCGGCAGGTCGATCTTGTTGAGCACCGGGATGATCGTCAGGTCGTTCTCCATCGCGAGATAGAGATTGGCGAGGGTCTGCGCCTCGATGCCCTGGGCCGCGTCGACCAGCAGGACCGCACCCTCGCAGGCCGCGAGCGAGCGGGAGACCTCGTAGGTGAAGTCCACGTGCCCGGGGGTGTCGATCATGTTGAGGCAGTAGGTCGCCCCGTCCAGCTCCCAGGGCATGCGCACGGCCTGCGACTTGATGGTGATGCCGCGCTCGCGCTCGATGTCCATCCGGTCGAGGTACTGCGCGCGCATCAGACGCTCCTCGACGACGCCGGTCTTCTGCAGCATCCGGTCGGCCAGCGTCGACTTGCCGTGGTCGATGTGCGCGATGATGCAGAAGTTGCGGATCAGCTCCGGTGGCGTCGCGTGGGGCGTGAGCGCGGTGCGGGCCATGGGAGACACGATGCGGTTACCTCGTCTGGGGTGGCGGACTCGTCAGCGGCCCAGTCTCCCACACGAGCACCAGCCGGTATGACGACCCGCACGCCCCTCACCCCCGCGCCCGACCGGCGGCCGAGGTGGGCGCGCCAGGGTGACGTCGTCACGACCGGTTCCGCCTACCTCGTAGGTCCAGGGCCGGTCGTCGTCCTGCCCAGCAGCGCGCTCCAGGCGGTGACCCCGAGCCCGAGCACGGCCAGGACCACGCCGACCCGCGACGGCCAGGCATAGCTCCAGCCCGCGGCGAGCACGACCGACCCGAGCCAGGCACCGAGCGCGTTGGCGACGTTGAGGGTGGAGTGGTTGAGGGCGGCGGCCAGCGACTGACCCTCGTGGGCCACGTCCATCAGGCGGGTCTGCAGCAGCGGCACCAGCATGCTCGGCAGCGCCCCCAGCAGGAAGGTCGCCGCCAGCCCGACCACGACGTACGGCAGGAGCAGTGCCCACACGGCCAGCAGCAGCGCGATGAGGACCAGCAGGATCGCGATGCCGCGCAGGATGCCGACCCGCGCCACCCGCCCGGCCACCGCGGCGCCCGCCGTCGACCCGATGCCGTAGAGCGACAGGATCCACGGCACCGCGCCCGCCGACCAGTGCCCGACCGTCTGCAGGGTCGGCGAGATGTAGGCATAGGTCGAGAACATGCCGCCGAAGCCGACCGTGCCGATGAGCAGCGCCAGCCACACCTGCGGGCGGCGCAGCGCCCCCAGCTCGCGCCGCACCGAGGTGTCCGGGTCCACCTCCTGGTGGGGGACGAGCCGACTCACCGCGGCCATGGTCAGCAGCCCGAGCGCGCCGACCACGGCATACGCCGTCTGCCAGCCGACGTGCTGCCCCAGCCAGGTCGCCACCGGCACCCCCACGACGTTGGCGACGGTGAGGCCCATGAGCACGTTGGAGACCGCCTGGGTCCGGTGCCGCTCGTCGACGAGCGAGGCCGCGACCAGGGAGGCGATCCCGAAGTACGCCCCGTGCGGCAGCCCCGCCACGAAGCGCACCGCCATCAGTGCGGGATAGGTCGACACCGCCAGGCTCGCCAGGTGTGCCACGGCGAAGAGGCCCATCAGCGCCACGAGGAGCAGCTTGCGCGGCAGCCGCGAGCCCAGGACCGCCAGCGTCGGGGCGCCCACGACGACTCCCAGGGCGTAGGCCGACACCAGGTGCCCGGCGGTCGGGATGTCGACGTCGATGCCGCGGGCGACCTCGGGCAGCATCCCCATCGACGCGAACTCCGTGGTGCCGATGGCGAACCCGCCCACCGCAAGGGCGGCGACCGCCAGACCGGGGTGATGGGCTCGGCGGGACGGCATGGGGCGGCTCCTGGGCGTCGGCGGGACGGGGTGCGGTCGCCGGGCGACGTCGGCAGGCGGTAGCGTCCCATCATGGCACCACACCCCCAGCGCCTCGTGCGGGCGCTCCGACGGCTCGTGCTCGCTCCTGCGCTGGATCGGCTCCGTGACGGGCGCGCCCATGACACGGAGGGACACCGACGCGACACGGACGGGCCCGGGCGGAGTCCCGTGGCCGAGCCGCCCGCCGCCGCCCCGGCCGGTGACGCGGGTCGAGGGCGGCTCCCCCGGTCCGGGCAGTCCCACCAGCCCGGCGGCGCGACCCCGCACGCCACGAGCCGCGGCAGCTACGCCGGCGACTTCCGCGGGGTGCCGACCCTGAGCTACGCCCCGATCCCCGACGACCGACCCGACCCCGGCGAGGTCGTCTGGGCGTGGATCCCCTACGAGGAGGCCCACTCCCGCGGCAAGGACCGTCCCGCCCTGGTCATCGGCCGGCACGAGGGCCTGCTCCTGGCGCTGCCGATGACGAGCAAGGACCACGACCGGGACAACGCCCAGGAGGCCTCCGTCGGACGGCACTGGTGCGACGTGGGCTGCGGGCCCTGGGACGGGCGCGGGCGCCCCAGCGAGGTGCGCGTCGACCGGATCCTCCAGCTCGACCCGGGCACCGTGCGCCGGATCGGCGCCGTGCTCCCCCAGGACCGCTTCGAGCAGGTCGCCGCCCAGGTGCGAGCGCACGCGCGCTGACCCGCCGCCCTGCCGCCGCAGGACGCGCGAAGGGCCGCCACCCCAGGGGGTGGCGGCCCTTCGTCGTGGTGCCGGTCGCTCAGCCGAGCTTCGCGGCAGCCTTGGCCATCGCCGACTTCTTGTTGGCGGCCTGGTTCTTGTGGATCACGCCCTTGCTGACGGCCTTGTCCAGCTTGCGGGAGGCCGCCTGCAGCGCAGTGGTGGTCTCCTCGACGTTGCCGGCCTCGACCGCGGCACGGAACTTGCGGATGTGGGTACGCAGCTCGCTCTTGTACGCCTTGTTGCGCTCGGTGCGGGCGTTGTTGGTCTTGATCCGCTTGATCTGGGACTTGATGTTTGCCACGAGAATCCTTCTGGAAGGTCGAATATCTGCCGTTGAGGGCGGCAGCCGTCCTCGGGACCGGGCGTGGGGCACCCGTGGGATGAGGAGCGGCTGGGTGGTGCTGCATGCGCGCACGACCTGAGCGCGCACGCAAGGGTCAACATTACCAGAGCGGGAGACACCTCTGGTCAGCCCCGGCGGCCCCGCGATAGCGTCCGCGCATGGCCACCGTCGCAGTGTTCCCCAGCGTCCTCGGCGTCCGCGCCGGCATCTACGACTTCGCCGACCGCCTGCGCGCAGCCGGCCACGACGTCCGCATCGTCGACTACACCGACGGCCGCACCTTCGACGACTACGAGTCCGCGCTGGCCGAGGCCGACGAGCACGACCGGCAGACCGTCATGGGCCACGCCCTCGCCCTCGCCAAGGACGACCTGCCCACCGGCCTGGTGGTGGCGGGCTTCTCCATGGGGTCGGCGATGGCCCAGCACGTGGCGCTGCAGATGCAGGCGCGGGCCGCGATCCTCGTCGCCGGCGCCTCGCCCACGAGCACGTGGGGCGAGGACACGACCTGGCCCGGCGACTGCCCGGTCCAGATCCACGCCAAGGAGCAGGACGAGTTCCTGACCGACGACGAGCGCGAGGAGGCGGCGGGCTCGCTGCGGGCAGGCGGCGCCGAGGTCGAGGTCTTCACGTATGCCGGGAAGGGTCACCTCTTCAACGACAAGGACCTCGCCGAGGAGTACGACGCCGAGGCGACCGACCTGATGGTGCAGCGGGTCGTGGAGCTGCTCGAGCGGGTCGACTGACAGCGTCCCGTCGCCCGCCCCGCGGCCAGGGCGAGCGTCAGCCGTGCTCGCGCGCGATGGTGAGGATCACCCGCTCCACGGCATACACCGGGTCGCGACCCCCGCCCTTGACGTCGTGGTCCGCCTGCGCGACCGCCTGGATGCACCGCCCCAGCGCCTCCGCGTCCCACCCGGCCAGGTCTCGGCGGGCGCGGTCGATCTGCCAGGGCGCCATCCCGAGCGCGGACGCGAGCTGACCGGACGGCCCCCGCCCGGCGGACCCGACCTTGACGAGCTGGCGCAGCTTGAGGGCCAGGACCGCGACGATCGGGACCGGGTTGTCCCCGCCGGCGATGGCGTGCCGCAGCAGCCGCAGCGCCTCCGGGGCGTTGCCCGCCACGGCCGCGTCGGCCACCTTGAAGCCCGTCGCCTCCACCCGACCCGCGTAGTAGGTCCCGACGACGTCCTCGTCGATCGTGCCGGTGGTGTCCTGCACCAGCTGGGCGCACGCGGACGCGAGCTCGCCGGTGTCCTTGCCGACGGCCTCCACCAGGGCCCGCACCGCGTCCGGGGTGGCCTTGCGCCGGGCCGCGCGGAACTCGTTGGTGACGAAGGCCGCCTTGTCCGCGTCGGTCTTGATGGCCGGGCAGTCGATCACCCGCGCCCTGGCCTTCTTGAGGGTGTCCAGCACCTTCCTGCCGCGGTTGCCGGCCCGGTGGGTGACCACGAGCCACACGTCCTCGACGGGCGGGGCGCCGAGGTGGGCGAGCAGGTCGGTCTGCAGCTCGTCGGTGGCCTCCTCCAGGTCGCGGACCACGATGGCCTTGGCGTTGCCGAACAGGCTGGGGCTCGCGTGCATCGCGATCTCGCCGCCCTCGTAGGCCCCGCCCCGCAGCGTGATCGTCTCCAGGTCCGGGTGCAGCCCCTTGACCTCGTCGAGCGTGGCCCGCACCGCCCGGTCCGCGAGCACGGTCTCCGGGCCGGCGATCAGCACGTACGGCGGGATGCGCGAGGCGGGGGCGGCGGTCACGGCATACACCTTGCCACGAGCCACCGACGGACCCCCGGGACGTCCGCCGGTCGTGGGGCGTTCGACCGGGGCCGAGCGCCTCGGTCGCGTCACCCCAGGTCGAAGCCGGCCTGCGGCTGCAGCGACAGGCGCAGCGCGGCCAGCCGCGCCTCGACCACCTCGGGCTCCAGCTCGAAGTGGTCGGCGAGCTCGTCGAGGCCCAGGCCCGCGTCGACGCCCTCGCGCAGCTCCTCGTCCTCGTCGTCGGTCCACGGGTGGCCGGAGGTCACGGCCGACCGGGTCGACGGCGGGGCCGGGTGCGGGTCGGCCGACGGGCGCGGCGTCGCGGCCACGGCGTCGGTCGTCACCTCACCGGTCAGCGAGCGCAGCCCGGGCTCCAGGACAGGGGTCACCGGTGCGGCGGTCTCGTCGAGGCGGCGCAGTGCCTGGAGCACCAGCTCGCGGTCGGTGGTGGGCCAGAAGGGCGGCAAGGACTTCTGCAGGAAACCGGCATACCTCGCGGTCATCATCCGGGGATCGAGGAAGGCCACCACGCCACGGTCGTCGGCCCGCCGGATCAGCCGCCCTGCGCCCTGGGCGAGCCGCAGCGCGGCGTGGGTCGCCGAGACGGCCATGAAGCCGTTGCCGCCCATCCGCCCGATCGCCTGCGTGCGCGCCGACGCGAGCGGGTCGTCCGGCCGCGGGAAGGGGATCCGGTCGATGATGACCAGCTGGCAGGAGGACCCGGGCACGTCGACGCCCTGCCACAGCGTCAGCGTGCCGAGCAGCGCGGTGTGCGGCTCACGGGCGAACTGTCGCACCAGCGTGGTGATCTGGTCCTCCCCCTGGCACAGGACCTGGATCGGCGTCCCGTCCGCCGCGAACCGCTCGCGCAGCGCCTCCGTGGCCGCCTGCGCCGCCCGCATCGAGGAGAAGAGCCCCAGCGCCCGCCCGCCGGAGGCCCGCACGAGCGCCTCGATCTCGTCGAACGTCTCCGGCGCGGCCCCGTCGCGGCCGGGTGGTGGCAGGTGGCGGGCGACGTAGGCGATGGCCTGCCGGGGGTAGTCGAACGGCGAGCCCACGTCGAGCCCGGTGTAGGCGGGCGCGCCGCTGCCGCGCAACCCGAGCGTCCCCGCGACGGCGTCGAAGCTGCCGCCCAGCTCCAGGGTCGCCGAGGTCAGCACCACGGTCCGCTCGCCGAAGACGTGCTCGCGCAGGTCCATGGCGACGCTCATCGGAGCCACCCGCAGCACGCCCCCGCGGCGCGGATCCTTGCCCAGCCACACCACGTCGAGCTCGCGGCCCTCCAGGATCCGCTCGGCGGTGTCGAAGACCTCGCCGACCGCGGCCTGGGCGACCTTGCGGGCACCGGCGTCGGCGTCCTCCTCGCCCTTGTCCGGCTTGAGGTCGGACTGCACCGCGCGGGCCACGTCGCGCACCCGCATCAGGGCCTGCACGAGCGACTGCGGCGGGTCGTCGATCTTGCCCTCCTCCAGGGCGTCGAGCGCCTCGCCGAGGAGGTCTCCCGCCTCCGCCAGCACGGGGGCGTCGTCGGATAGCCGGTTGGCGCGTCGCGAGGCCGTCGCCACGATCCCGGCGGACAGCTCGTCGGTGACCGTCGCCGTCACCCGGTCGACCAGCTCGTGGGCCTCGTCGACGATCAGCACGTCGTGCTCGGGCAGCATCACCCGTCCCTCGAAGGCGTCGATCGCCATGAACGAGTGGTTGGTGACGACGACGTCGACCTCCTTGGCCGCCTCGCGCGCCTGCTCCACGAAGCACTCGGCCCGCTGCGGGCAGCGCATCCCCAGGCACTCGCGGGCACTCACGCTCACCTGCCGCCAGGCCCGCTCGGAGACGCCCGGCACCAGCTCGTCCCGGTCGCCCGAGGCGGTCTGCTCGGCCCAGCCGCGCAGCCGCAGCACCTCCTGCCCGAGGCGTCCGGCCTGCGCGTCGACGGCACCGACCCCGAGCAGCGTGCTCTCGTCGTCGTCAGGCATCCCGCCGTCGAGCTTGTGCCGGCAGACATAGTTGCGGCGACCCTTGACCAGCGCGTACGTCGGGCGCCGACCCGCCAGCGGGGTCACCGCCTCGGCGAGCCGGGGCAGGTCCCGGTCCACGATCTGGGCCTGCAGCGCCAGGGTTGCCGTCGCCACCACCACCGGGTGGTCGCTGTCCAGGGCGTGCAGCAGGCTGGGCACGAGATAGGCGAGCGACTTGCCGGTGCCCGTGCCTGCCTGGACGAGCAGGTGCTCGTCGCGCTCGATGGCGTCCGAGACCGCCCGGGCCATGGCCACCTGCCCGGGCCGGGTGCTGCCACCCACTCCCCCGACGGCGGCGGTGAGATAGCGATCCAGGTCTGGGTGCGGCACGCGCTCACCCTAGGACACGCCTGCGACATACCTCTCGAGCGCAGCGCGCTCGCCGTCGGCGTGCGGGTCCCGCCTAGACTGGTGCCGCCTCCCGCCCCCCACCCGCGAAGGTGACCCGTGCGCGACATCGTCGTCTTCTCCGGCAGCGCCCATCCCGCCCTGGCCCGACGGATCTGCGACGAGCTG
Encoded here:
- a CDS encoding MFS transporter encodes the protein MPSRRAHHPGLAVAALAVGGFAIGTTEFASMGMLPEVARGIDVDIPTAGHLVSAYALGVVVGAPTLAVLGSRLPRKLLLVALMGLFAVAHLASLAVSTYPALMAVRFVAGLPHGAYFGIASLVAASLVDERHRTQAVSNVLMGLTVANVVGVPVATWLGQHVGWQTAYAVVGALGLLTMAAVSRLVPHQEVDPDTSVRRELGALRRPQVWLALLIGTVGFGGMFSTYAYISPTLQTVGHWSAGAVPWILSLYGIGSTAGAAVAGRVARVGILRGIAILLVLIALLLAVWALLLPYVVVGLAATFLLGALPSMLVPLLQTRLMDVAHEGQSLAAALNHSTLNVANALGAWLGSVVLAAGWSYAWPSRVGVVLAVLGLGVTAWSALLGRTTTGPGPTR
- a CDS encoding type II toxin-antitoxin system PemK/MazF family toxin; this encodes MAPHPQRLVRALRRLVLAPALDRLRDGRAHDTEGHRRDTDGPGRSPVAEPPAAAPAGDAGRGRLPRSGQSHQPGGATPHATSRGSYAGDFRGVPTLSYAPIPDDRPDPGEVVWAWIPYEEAHSRGKDRPALVIGRHEGLLLALPMTSKDHDRDNAQEASVGRHWCDVGCGPWDGRGRPSEVRVDRILQLDPGTVRRIGAVLPQDRFEQVAAQVRAHAR
- the rpsT gene encoding 30S ribosomal protein S20 → MANIKSQIKRIKTNNARTERNKAYKSELRTHIRKFRAAVEAGNVEETTTALQAASRKLDKAVSKGVIHKNQAANKKSAMAKAAAKLG
- a CDS encoding dienelactone hydrolase family protein; its protein translation is MATVAVFPSVLGVRAGIYDFADRLRAAGHDVRIVDYTDGRTFDDYESALAEADEHDRQTVMGHALALAKDDLPTGLVVAGFSMGSAMAQHVALQMQARAAILVAGASPTSTWGEDTTWPGDCPVQIHAKEQDEFLTDDEREEAAGSLRAGGAEVEVFTYAGKGHLFNDKDLAEEYDAEATDLMVQRVVELLERVD
- the holA gene encoding DNA polymerase III subunit delta, translated to MARGKVYAVTAAPASRIPPYVLIAGPETVLADRAVRATLDEVKGLHPDLETITLRGGAYEGGEIAMHASPSLFGNAKAIVVRDLEEATDELQTDLLAHLGAPPVEDVWLVVTHRAGNRGRKVLDTLKKARARVIDCPAIKTDADKAAFVTNEFRAARRKATPDAVRALVEAVGKDTGELASACAQLVQDTTGTIDEDVVGTYYAGRVEATGFKVADAAVAGNAPEALRLLRHAIAGGDNPVPIVAVLALKLRQLVKVGSAGRGPSGQLASALGMAPWQIDRARRDLAGWDAEALGRCIQAVAQADHDVKGGGRDPVYAVERVILTIAREHG
- a CDS encoding ATP-dependent DNA helicase — encoded protein: MPHPDLDRYLTAAVGGVGGSTRPGQVAMARAVSDAIERDEHLLVQAGTGTGKSLAYLVPSLLHALDSDHPVVVATATLALQAQIVDRDLPRLAEAVTPLAGRRPTYALVKGRRNYVCRHKLDGGMPDDDESTLLGVGAVDAQAGRLGQEVLRLRGWAEQTASGDRDELVPGVSERAWRQVSVSARECLGMRCPQRAECFVEQAREAAKEVDVVVTNHSFMAIDAFEGRVMLPEHDVLIVDEAHELVDRVTATVTDELSAGIVATASRRANRLSDDAPVLAEAGDLLGEALDALEEGKIDDPPQSLVQALMRVRDVARAVQSDLKPDKGEEDADAGARKVAQAAVGEVFDTAERILEGRELDVVWLGKDPRRGGVLRVAPMSVAMDLREHVFGERTVVLTSATLELGGSFDAVAGTLGLRGSGAPAYTGLDVGSPFDYPRQAIAYVARHLPPPGRDGAAPETFDEIEALVRASGGRALGLFSSMRAAQAATEALRERFAADGTPIQVLCQGEDQITTLVRQFAREPHTALLGTLTLWQGVDVPGSSCQLVIIDRIPFPRPDDPLASARTQAIGRMGGNGFMAVSATHAALRLAQGAGRLIRRADDRGVVAFLDPRMMTARYAGFLQKSLPPFWPTTDRELVLQALRRLDETAAPVTPVLEPGLRSLTGEVTTDAVAATPRPSADPHPAPPSTRSAVTSGHPWTDDEDEELREGVDAGLGLDELADHFELEPEVVEARLAALRLSLQPQAGFDLG